The Phacochoerus africanus isolate WHEZ1 chromosome 3, ROS_Pafr_v1, whole genome shotgun sequence genome window below encodes:
- the LOC125121907 gene encoding LOW QUALITY PROTEIN: casein kinase I-like (The sequence of the model RefSeq protein was modified relative to this genomic sequence to represent the inferred CDS: inserted 2 bases in 1 codon), whose protein sequence is MVPVPPTRDLWKKKGSRTLESPLIGCKISQDRWGALKPRRRARQPVCRMKTDLHRCFWNFIHRDIKPNNFLMGGGLHCNKLFLIDFSLAKKYRDNRTRQHIPYTEDKNLTGTAQYASINAHLGIEQSHRDDMESLGYFXMYFHGTSLPLQGLKAATKKQKYEKISKMKMSTSVEVLCKGFPAEFAMYFCGGLRFEEAPDYMYLRQLFHILVRTLNHQYDYTFDWAMLKQKAAQQTASSSGQGQQAQTPTGF, encoded by the exons ATGGTACCTGTGCCCCCTACGAGGGATCTATGGAAGAAGAAAGGTTCCCGCACCCTGGAGAGCCCCCTCATTGGTTGCAAGATCAGCCAGGATAGATGGGGAGCTTTGAAGCCACGGAGGAGAGCTCGGCAACCAGTTTGCAGAATGAAGACGGACCTGCACAGATG TTTCTGGAATTTTATACATAGGGACATTAAACCCAATAACTTCCTAATGGGTGGTGGGCTTCACTGTAATAAGTTATTCCTTATTGATTTTAGTTTGGCCAAAAAGTACAGAGACAACAGGACAAGGCAACACATACCATACACAGAAGATAAAAATCTCACTGGCACTGCCCAATATGCTAGCATCAATGCACATCTTGGTATTGAACAGAGTCACCGAGACGACATGGAATCATTAGGCTATTT GATGTATTTTCACGGAACCAGTCTGCCATTGCAAGGACTAAAGGCTgcaacaaagaagcaaaaatatgaaaaaattagcaaaatgaagATGTCCACATCTGTTGAGGTTTTATGTAAGGGGTTTCCTGCAGAATTTGCCATGTACTTTTGTGGTGGACTGCGCTTTGAGGAAGCCCCAGATTACATGTACCTGAGGCAGCTCTTCCACATTCTTGTCAGGACCCTGAATCACCAATATGACTACACATTTGATTGGGCAATGTTAAAGCAGAAAGCAGCACAGCAGACAGCCTCTTCAAGTGGGCAGGGTCAGCAGGCCCAAACCCCCACAGGTTTCTAA